From a single Erpetoichthys calabaricus chromosome 1, fErpCal1.3, whole genome shotgun sequence genomic region:
- the LOC127529045 gene encoding uncharacterized protein LOC127529045 — MSDDLLLDRGSIYFFDQAIEGNASNKPTRKTLEELPVDLRYSNINPRLAAFLRSRSKKSVTEDTSTDEEGENKSKEDLKKREKHKVLSEVNSENLPNRSSEEGTVGSNHLAASRDESQIMLVDEFRYMAPSTLAELGRMLVAIDGCEEEIPLPRGLVNVLNYTWKELTEGAVYSKRHWQSLAYKSTKSQKVRGSHSSEKPNDDAALDKTPKNKLKKRVTLTDIEPEKGTQESTNGQAKRGLTEHKSEKEAEKGR; from the exons ATGTCCGACGATTTATTACTAGATAGGGGATCTATATATTTCTTTGACCAG gcaATAGAAGGCAATGCATCAAATAAACCAACACGGAAGACGTTAGAAGAGCTGCCTGTCGATCTGAGATACTCAAACATCAATCCTCGCCTAGCTGCTTTTCTTAGAAg CAGAAGCAAAAAGTCAGTTACTGAAGACACCTCCACAGATGAAGAAGGAGAAAATAAATCTAAAGAAGAtctcaaaaagagagaaaaacataaaGTCTTGTCAGAGGTGAACAGTGAGAATTTGCCTAACAGGAGCAGTGAAGAAGGAACTGTTGGGTCCAATCACCTAGCAGCTTCAAGGGATGAAAGTCAGATTATGCTTGTTGATGAGTTTAGGTATATGGCTCCCAGTACATTGGCTGAACTGGGAAGGATGCTGGTGGCAATTGATGGATGTGAAGAAGAGATCCCCCTACCACGCGGCCTGGTGAATGTTTTGAATTATACATGGAAGGAACTCACAGAGGGGGCAGTGTACAGTAAGAGGCACTGGCAATCTCTGGCCTATAAAAGCACAAAGTCCCAGAAAGTCAGAGGGTCACATAGCTCTGAAAAACCCAACGATGATGCAGCACTAGATAAAACCCCcaagaataaactgaaaaagaGAGTCACTCTTACAGACATAGAGCCAGAAAAGGGAACCCAGGAGTCAACAAATGGACAAGCAAAACGAGGGCTAACAGAGCATAAAAGTGA aaaagaagcagaaaaagggaGATAA